In one Rugosibacter aromaticivorans genomic region, the following are encoded:
- the gltB gene encoding glutamate synthase large subunit produces MVFPQRQGLYDPIREHDACGVGFVAHIKNCKSHAIVKQGLQILSNLEHRGATGYDPLLGDGAGILLQLPDLFLREEALARDIALPVAGEYACGNVFLPQSTNGRAACESVMARIIHEEGQNYLGWRDVPRDNSGLAQAAKDIEPVVRQVFIGRSDQCADQEAFERKLFVIRKRVEHEVRRLKLGDINRFYIASLSSRTIVYKGMLLAEQVGSYFLDLQDERLLSAIALVHQRFSTNTFPTWDLAHPFRMIAHNGEINTVRGNINWMAARQKAMSSKWLGDDLKKLWPLIIDGQSDSASFDNALELLVMGGYSLPHAMMMLIPEAWASNDLIDEERRAFYEFHAPLMEPWDGPAAVAFTDGRQIGATLDRNGLRPARYLITDDDIVLMASEMGVLSFPEEKIAKKWRLQPGKMFLIDLEAGRIIDDAELKHAIATEQPYGQWVKASRLFLADLPANGKSALKLRESLLDTQQAFGYTQEDIKFILEPMAENGEEATGSMGNDSALPVLSSREKSLYTYFKQLFAQVTNPPIDPIREEIVMSLTSFIGPKPNLMGIANGDDEPLTPRLEVTQPVLLDDDFTRLTSIDKATQGRFKSLVLDITYPMAAGAVGCASALADLAAAAEQSVAAGYNIVVLSDRAVSCERVAIPALLACAAVHHHLTKKGLRTSTGLVVDTGSVREVHHFALLAGYGAEAVCPWLALETIAKFSGKDAKEAQKKFVKAIGKGLNKVMSKMGISTYQSYCGAQIFEAIGLNSEFIRDFFTGTSTQIEGIGLLEVAEEAVRIHRAAFSTDPVLSNSLDAGGEYAYRVRGEDQMWTPDAIAKLQHATRSGKYDTYKEYARLINDQSKRHLTLRGLFELNPAGPPVPLNEVESAKEIVKRFATGAMSLGSISTEAHTTLAIAMNRIGGKSNTGEGGEDPRRFEKVGAGATVAGVIGASRVEANIPLKEGDSLRSAIKQVASGRFGVTAEYLSNADQLQIKMAQGAKPGEGGQLPGHKVSEYIGFLRHSVPGVGLISPPPHHDIYSIEDLAQLIHDLKNANPVASVSVKLVSEVGVGTVATGVAKAKADHVVIAGHDGGTGASPISSIKHAGTPWELGLAETQQTLVLNKLRGRIRVQADGQMKTGRDVVVAALLGADEFGFATAPLVVEGCIMMRKCHLNTCPVGVATQDPVLRKRFTGQPEHVVNYFFFVAEEVRELMAQLGIRKFNDLVGRADLLDTRSGIEHWKAKGLDFSRIFYMPTVSSDVALCHRETQDHGLLRALDHRLISKAEPALKHGAKVTIEAAIKNENRTVGTLLSHEVAKRFGHAGLAEDAISVKLTGTAGQSFGAFLARGITLDLVGEGNDYVGKGLSGGRIIVRPPKAFRGVSAENIIVGNTALYGAIEGEAFFSGVAGERFAVRNSGATAVVEGTGDHGCEYMTGGTVVVLGLTGRNFAAGMSGGMAYVYDVDGQFAQRCNVSMVALEGVLATDAQADDGLRHRGEADETQLKRLIEQHAQLTGSEQARALLADWRQTLGRFVKVFPHEYRRALKEMAATKIKEAA; encoded by the coding sequence ATGGTATTCCCCCAGCGCCAAGGGCTTTACGACCCGATACGAGAGCACGACGCCTGTGGTGTCGGTTTCGTGGCCCATATTAAAAACTGCAAAAGCCATGCGATTGTTAAGCAGGGTTTACAGATACTTAGCAACCTTGAGCACCGCGGTGCCACGGGGTACGATCCCCTATTGGGCGATGGTGCAGGGATTCTGCTTCAATTGCCCGATCTCTTCTTGCGCGAAGAGGCATTGGCTCGGGACATTGCACTTCCGGTAGCGGGGGAATATGCCTGCGGCAATGTGTTTTTGCCGCAGTCAACCAATGGGCGTGCCGCGTGTGAGTCTGTCATGGCGCGCATTATCCATGAAGAAGGGCAGAATTATTTGGGTTGGCGTGATGTGCCTCGAGATAATTCGGGGCTTGCTCAAGCCGCTAAAGATATTGAGCCCGTAGTGCGCCAGGTATTCATTGGCCGTAGTGATCAGTGCGCCGATCAAGAGGCGTTTGAGCGTAAGCTTTTTGTCATTAGAAAGCGCGTCGAGCATGAAGTTCGTCGTTTGAAATTAGGTGATATCAACCGGTTTTACATCGCGTCATTGTCCTCGCGGACTATCGTCTACAAGGGCATGTTGCTAGCCGAGCAAGTGGGCAGTTACTTCCTTGATCTGCAGGACGAGCGCCTGCTGTCGGCCATTGCACTGGTACATCAGCGCTTCTCGACCAATACGTTCCCCACGTGGGATCTAGCGCATCCGTTCCGCATGATTGCCCACAATGGTGAAATCAACACCGTGCGCGGCAATATCAATTGGATGGCTGCGCGGCAGAAGGCGATGAGTTCGAAATGGCTGGGCGACGATCTCAAAAAACTGTGGCCGCTGATCATTGACGGCCAATCGGATTCGGCAAGCTTTGATAATGCGCTAGAACTGCTGGTCATGGGCGGCTATTCCCTGCCGCATGCCATGATGATGCTGATCCCCGAAGCATGGGCAAGCAATGACTTAATTGATGAAGAGCGCCGCGCTTTTTATGAATTTCATGCACCACTGATGGAGCCCTGGGATGGTCCTGCTGCAGTTGCGTTTACAGATGGTCGGCAGATCGGCGCAACGCTTGATCGAAATGGCTTGCGGCCGGCGCGCTATCTGATTACTGATGATGACATCGTGCTGATGGCTTCTGAAATGGGTGTTCTGAGCTTTCCGGAAGAAAAAATTGCCAAAAAATGGCGTCTGCAACCAGGCAAAATGTTTCTCATTGATCTGGAAGCCGGCCGCATCATTGATGATGCCGAACTCAAGCATGCGATTGCAACGGAGCAGCCTTATGGTCAGTGGGTGAAGGCGTCTCGCCTGTTTCTGGCTGATTTGCCCGCTAATGGAAAGTCAGCTCTAAAGCTCAGAGAGTCGCTGCTGGATACCCAACAAGCGTTTGGCTATACCCAGGAAGATATCAAATTTATTCTCGAGCCGATGGCGGAAAATGGCGAAGAGGCCACGGGCTCTATGGGCAACGATTCTGCGCTACCGGTGTTGTCGTCGCGAGAAAAGTCGCTCTACACCTACTTTAAGCAGCTCTTCGCTCAGGTGACCAATCCACCGATTGATCCCATTCGCGAAGAAATTGTGATGTCACTCACGAGCTTCATTGGTCCAAAACCGAACTTGATGGGTATAGCGAATGGCGATGACGAACCGCTGACGCCCCGTTTGGAGGTGACGCAGCCGGTTCTTCTGGACGACGATTTCACCCGCTTAACATCAATCGACAAGGCCACGCAAGGGCGTTTCAAATCACTGGTTCTGGATATCACTTACCCTATGGCCGCAGGTGCTGTGGGCTGCGCCTCCGCGCTGGCTGATCTTGCAGCGGCTGCCGAGCAATCAGTGGCGGCGGGCTACAACATTGTGGTGCTATCTGATCGCGCGGTGTCATGTGAACGTGTCGCTATTCCGGCTTTACTTGCTTGCGCCGCTGTTCATCATCACCTGACCAAGAAGGGGTTGCGCACGAGCACTGGCCTGGTAGTTGATACCGGCTCCGTGCGAGAGGTGCATCATTTTGCTTTGCTCGCAGGCTATGGCGCCGAGGCCGTTTGCCCTTGGTTGGCACTTGAAACCATCGCTAAATTTTCAGGCAAAGACGCCAAGGAAGCGCAGAAGAAATTTGTCAAGGCGATTGGTAAAGGCCTGAACAAGGTGATGTCCAAGATGGGGATATCAACCTATCAGTCCTATTGCGGAGCGCAAATTTTCGAGGCGATTGGCCTGAATTCTGAATTTATTCGCGACTTTTTTACTGGCACATCGACGCAGATTGAAGGTATTGGTCTGTTAGAAGTCGCAGAGGAAGCCGTACGTATTCATCGCGCCGCATTTTCTACCGACCCCGTGCTGTCTAATAGCCTGGATGCGGGGGGTGAATATGCCTATCGTGTCCGTGGCGAAGATCAGATGTGGACACCCGATGCGATTGCTAAATTACAGCATGCCACGCGGTCCGGAAAGTACGACACGTATAAAGAATATGCCCGGCTGATTAATGATCAAAGCAAACGTCACCTGACATTGCGCGGCTTGTTCGAGCTCAATCCTGCTGGTCCCCCGGTGCCGCTTAATGAGGTTGAGTCCGCCAAAGAAATCGTCAAGCGGTTTGCCACGGGTGCGATGTCGCTCGGCTCGATTTCAACCGAAGCGCATACCACGCTAGCGATTGCCATGAACCGTATTGGTGGAAAATCCAATACAGGTGAAGGCGGCGAAGACCCGCGACGTTTCGAAAAAGTCGGCGCTGGTGCTACGGTGGCCGGCGTGATCGGGGCGAGCCGCGTGGAGGCGAATATCCCCTTGAAAGAGGGCGACAGCTTGCGTTCGGCGATCAAGCAGGTGGCGTCTGGCCGGTTTGGTGTCACGGCAGAATATCTGAGTAACGCAGACCAGTTGCAAATCAAGATGGCGCAAGGGGCAAAGCCTGGCGAAGGTGGCCAACTGCCCGGACACAAAGTGTCCGAGTACATCGGCTTTTTGCGGCACTCGGTGCCCGGCGTTGGTTTGATTTCGCCCCCGCCACACCATGATATTTATTCCATTGAAGATCTGGCGCAGCTTATTCATGATTTGAAAAATGCCAATCCGGTGGCCTCGGTTTCGGTCAAGCTGGTGTCTGAAGTCGGCGTGGGTACGGTTGCCACCGGCGTGGCTAAAGCCAAGGCGGATCACGTGGTGATCGCCGGCCACGACGGCGGCACAGGGGCGTCACCTATTTCTTCGATCAAACATGCGGGCACGCCTTGGGAGTTAGGTCTGGCGGAAACGCAACAGACGCTGGTGCTGAACAAGCTGCGCGGCCGCATCCGCGTGCAGGCTGACGGCCAGATGAAAACCGGGCGCGATGTGGTGGTCGCCGCGCTGCTCGGCGCTGATGAGTTCGGCTTTGCCACAGCCCCATTAGTTGTCGAAGGCTGCATCATGATGCGAAAATGCCATCTGAATACCTGCCCCGTGGGCGTAGCCACGCAGGATCCGGTATTGCGCAAACGCTTCACCGGCCAGCCTGAACACGTGGTGAATTATTTCTTTTTTGTTGCTGAAGAGGTACGCGAACTCATGGCGCAATTGGGTATTCGAAAATTTAACGACCTCGTTGGCCGTGCTGATTTACTCGATACCCGCAGCGGCATTGAACACTGGAAAGCAAAGGGTCTCGACTTCTCACGCATCTTCTATATGCCGACAGTGTCAAGCGATGTGGCGCTTTGTCATCGTGAAACGCAAGATCATGGATTGCTCCGCGCGCTTGATCACCGCCTGATCAGCAAAGCCGAGCCGGCGCTGAAACATGGTGCGAAGGTGACGATTGAAGCCGCGATCAAAAATGAAAACCGCACCGTTGGCACCTTGTTGTCACATGAAGTAGCCAAGCGCTTTGGTCACGCAGGATTGGCTGAGGATGCCATTTCCGTCAAACTGACAGGTACAGCCGGACAAAGCTTCGGCGCTTTTCTGGCACGCGGGATCACGCTGGATTTGGTGGGTGAAGGCAATGACTACGTTGGCAAGGGATTGTCCGGTGGCCGTATCATTGTGCGCCCACCCAAGGCATTTCGTGGCGTATCGGCCGAGAACATTATTGTTGGCAACACAGCACTATACGGCGCGATCGAAGGCGAGGCATTTTTCAGCGGCGTCGCTGGCGAGCGTTTTGCTGTACGTAACTCAGGCGCTACGGCGGTTGTCGAAGGCACGGGTGATCACGGTTGTGAATATATGACGGGTGGCACGGTGGTTGTTCTCGGACTCACCGGGCGCAATTTTGCTGCTGGCATGTCCGGTGGTATGGCTTATGTGTATGACGTCGATGGCCAGTTTGCGCAGCGGTGCAATGTATCGATGGTGGCGTTGGAAGGCGTACTCGCTACAGATGCTCAAGCAGATGATGGCCTGCGGCATCGTGGTGAAGCGGACGAGACACAGCTGAAACGACTGATCGAGCAGCACGCTCAGCTTACCGGTAGCGAACAAGCTCGCGCATTGCTCGCTGACTGGCGTCAAACGCTGGGTCGGTTTGTGAAAGTTTTCCCCCATGAATATCGTCGCGCATTAAAAGAAATGGCGGCGACCAAGATAAAAGAGGCCGCTTGA
- a CDS encoding shikimate kinase produces the protein MNSSDNIYLVGMPGAGKTTVGRQLARRLHRQFIDADHEIEVRAGVKIPVIFETEGEAGFREQETRVIADLAKQSNLIVATGGGAVLRPENCDAIKKSGLVVYLRVAPRILFDRTHHDANRPLLQVANPMMRIEELFTQRDPIYQDVADLVMTSGGGSVFHLVTQVERELRKRCAA, from the coding sequence GTGAATTCCAGCGATAACATTTATTTAGTGGGCATGCCTGGCGCCGGTAAAACAACGGTGGGCAGGCAGTTGGCGCGCCGTCTGCACCGTCAGTTTATTGATGCTGACCATGAAATAGAAGTACGCGCTGGCGTCAAAATTCCGGTGATTTTCGAGACCGAAGGCGAAGCGGGCTTTCGTGAACAAGAGACCCGTGTGATCGCTGATTTAGCTAAGCAATCCAACCTGATTGTTGCCACTGGCGGCGGTGCTGTTCTGAGGCCGGAAAATTGTGATGCAATAAAAAAAAGCGGGCTGGTTGTTTATCTTCGGGTAGCGCCGCGCATTCTGTTTGATCGGACGCACCATGATGCTAACCGCCCATTGCTTCAGGTAGCGAATCCCATGATGAGAATTGAAGAGCTTTTTACACAGCGCGACCCTATTTACCAAGATGTAGCTGATTTGGTTATGACCAGTGGTGGTGGTAGCGTTTTTCATCTGGTAACGCAAGTTGAACGAGAGCTGCGTAAACGATGCGCCGCTTGA
- the aroB gene encoding 3-dehydroquinate synthase codes for MRRLNVALAERSYPILIGSDLLQNAENLPPYLQGPRVAVISNTTVAPLYLDTLLATLEKVGVGVTPIILPDGEKFKNWESLNAIYDALLAARCDRGTTLIALGGGVIGDLAGFAAATYQRGVPFIQIPTTLLSQVDSSVGGKTGINHPRGKNMVGAFWQPKLVVADTLTLRSLPARELSAGLAEVIKYGLVRDLPFLEWLESNMDRLVAGDDEALAYAIERSCRNKAEVVANDEFETAKEGGRALLNLGHTFGHAIESGMGYGHWLHGEAVAAGTVMAAELSRRLGWLSAADVDRVRNLLQRAGLPVCGPMLGAERYLEFMSNDKKVSAGRLRLVLLQSIGTAVTTSDATREDILATLTACCHE; via the coding sequence ATGCGCCGCTTGAACGTCGCCTTGGCTGAGCGTAGTTATCCGATTTTGATCGGTAGCGACTTGCTGCAAAATGCAGAAAACCTTCCGCCTTATTTGCAGGGGCCACGAGTTGCGGTAATCAGCAATACAACCGTTGCTCCGCTCTACCTAGACACCTTGCTTGCAACGCTGGAAAAAGTCGGCGTTGGTGTGACGCCGATTATTCTGCCGGATGGTGAAAAATTCAAGAATTGGGAGTCCCTTAACGCGATATACGATGCCTTGTTAGCCGCGCGTTGCGACCGTGGTACGACGCTGATCGCATTGGGTGGTGGTGTGATCGGTGATCTTGCGGGGTTTGCCGCGGCGACCTATCAGCGAGGTGTGCCTTTTATACAAATTCCCACCACCTTGTTATCGCAAGTGGATTCATCGGTTGGTGGTAAAACGGGCATCAATCATCCGCGCGGCAAGAATATGGTGGGTGCCTTCTGGCAACCCAAGCTGGTTGTGGCGGACACCCTTACTTTGCGTTCTTTACCGGCGCGTGAGCTTTCTGCGGGGCTTGCTGAAGTGATCAAGTATGGCTTGGTCCGCGATCTGCCATTTCTTGAATGGCTTGAATCGAATATGGATCGTCTCGTTGCGGGCGATGATGAAGCACTGGCCTACGCCATTGAGCGATCCTGCCGTAATAAAGCCGAGGTAGTGGCAAATGATGAGTTTGAAACGGCCAAAGAGGGGGGGCGCGCCTTACTCAATTTAGGCCATACCTTTGGCCATGCCATAGAGTCCGGCATGGGGTATGGTCACTGGCTGCATGGTGAAGCGGTGGCTGCCGGAACAGTGATGGCAGCAGAATTATCGCGTCGTTTGGGCTGGCTATCAGCGGCTGATGTTGATCGCGTGCGTAACCTTTTGCAGCGGGCTGGTCTGCCCGTGTGCGGCCCCATGCTAGGTGCCGAGCGGTATCTTGAATTCATGTCGAACGATAAAAAAGTGTCGGCCGGGCGCTTGCGCTTGGTGTTGCTTCAATCCATCGGAACTGCTGTCACCACCAGTGACGCAACGCGTGAAGACATCCTTGCTACCTTAACTGCGTGTTGCCATGAATGA
- a CDS encoding type IV pilus secretin PilQ, with protein MKKTHLLALILASSWFGLCGAAAAFENAIKQIQVRHEGDQVLLKVKMSSPLKSLPGNWSVVEPPRVVFDFPETENQSGQTNQKVVAGDLKSLNLVQTEKLTRLVLNLYRPTKFSTEIVGDALFIKLQTQTVAAGQEVTPSIYQPAAPKLEAAAVNNAAVRDVVFRRGSEGEAVILIDLTDGSVPVDIRRSGNGLSVELRGVELPERLQNRRDVNDFATPVTTLSSRAVGDLTRIEIAARGRWFHQAHVSNNQLTIEIKPIPADEANKLVQTGQQGKKVSINFFDADAAMVLRTLAEISGKNVLIDPSLNGRRVTANLDNLPYDQALEIIMTQVNAAMRVRNDVIVFGDRAALQKRDQDMADEEARAADTAPLVSETFTLNYVKPADLAALIQANVTQAGGTPTPNSADPSAPKKVNSGGMLSPRGSMATHDLTQKLFIRDIATVVEAVREVIRNVDVPPKQVMIEARIVEASTGFSNALGVRLKYFGNAVTSLGGGAKASLGIADSGGFSNVNAFGAPATPSLIRTTTQGFGTNFTANGTTAINLMLFNNAATRLLSLELLAAEADDKNKTVSAPRVVTQNRKSAKINNTQQVTLLVGVNAQTGLPIYQTYSAPLTLEVTPSITPDNKISMELKIEKSTITNVTTGSLDTNTLNTNVIVENGGTVVIGGFARDNDISSEERVPVLGDLPYVGFLFKAKTRQQNRSELLIFVTPRIVTDSLAQR; from the coding sequence ATGAAAAAAACACATCTTCTCGCGTTGATCTTGGCGAGCTCCTGGTTTGGTTTGTGCGGGGCTGCCGCAGCATTTGAAAATGCGATCAAGCAGATACAGGTGCGTCATGAAGGTGATCAGGTTTTGCTTAAGGTAAAAATGTCTTCTCCGCTGAAGTCTTTACCGGGAAACTGGAGTGTGGTTGAGCCACCGCGTGTGGTTTTTGATTTTCCTGAAACTGAAAACCAGTCGGGGCAGACTAATCAGAAGGTCGTGGCGGGAGACCTGAAGAGTCTGAATTTGGTGCAAACCGAAAAGTTGACGCGGTTAGTTTTAAATCTTTATCGACCAACCAAATTTTCGACAGAGATTGTTGGCGATGCTTTGTTTATTAAGTTACAGACCCAAACCGTGGCGGCGGGACAAGAAGTGACTCCCAGCATTTATCAACCTGCAGCACCGAAGCTGGAAGCTGCCGCAGTAAATAATGCAGCAGTCCGTGATGTGGTATTTCGCCGAGGCAGTGAAGGCGAGGCGGTGATCTTGATAGATTTGACCGACGGCTCTGTGCCAGTTGATATACGTCGGTCAGGTAATGGACTATCCGTGGAGTTGCGTGGCGTGGAATTGCCTGAGCGACTTCAAAATCGCCGCGATGTCAATGATTTTGCGACACCTGTGACGACCCTCAGTTCGCGAGCGGTGGGTGATCTCACCCGTATAGAAATAGCAGCTCGAGGCCGCTGGTTTCATCAAGCACATGTGAGCAACAATCAACTCACCATTGAAATCAAGCCGATTCCAGCAGATGAAGCCAACAAGCTGGTGCAAACTGGACAGCAGGGGAAAAAAGTATCCATCAATTTTTTTGATGCGGATGCTGCCATGGTTCTTCGGACGCTTGCTGAAATATCCGGTAAAAATGTGCTGATCGATCCATCACTTAATGGTCGTCGTGTGACGGCTAATCTCGATAACCTGCCGTATGATCAAGCGCTTGAAATAATCATGACACAAGTCAATGCGGCGATGCGGGTACGCAACGACGTCATTGTGTTTGGCGACAGGGCAGCGCTGCAAAAGCGGGATCAGGATATGGCTGATGAAGAGGCTCGGGCGGCGGATACGGCTCCGCTGGTGTCTGAGACCTTTACATTGAATTATGTCAAACCAGCAGATCTAGCAGCGTTGATTCAGGCAAATGTTACCCAGGCAGGTGGTACACCTACCCCGAACAGTGCTGATCCTTCTGCACCAAAGAAAGTTAATAGCGGTGGAATGCTTTCACCACGCGGCAGTATGGCAACGCATGACTTGACCCAAAAGTTGTTTATCCGTGATATAGCAACGGTTGTTGAGGCAGTTCGAGAGGTTATTCGTAATGTGGATGTCCCTCCCAAGCAAGTAATGATTGAGGCCCGCATTGTGGAGGCATCAACGGGCTTTTCAAACGCTTTAGGGGTACGCTTAAAGTATTTTGGCAACGCGGTGACTTCGCTTGGCGGTGGTGCTAAGGCTTCACTGGGTATAGCAGACAGCGGAGGGTTCAGCAATGTCAATGCGTTTGGTGCACCCGCAACGCCCTCGCTAATCCGTACCACAACGCAGGGGTTCGGCACGAATTTCACCGCCAATGGCACTACGGCTATCAATCTGATGTTGTTCAATAATGCCGCCACCCGGCTGCTTTCCCTAGAGCTGCTGGCAGCAGAGGCAGATGATAAAAACAAAACAGTTTCCGCACCACGCGTGGTGACGCAAAACCGCAAGAGCGCCAAAATTAACAACACGCAGCAGGTAACCTTATTAGTGGGTGTTAATGCCCAAACGGGTTTACCTATTTATCAGACCTATTCCGCGCCACTGACTTTAGAGGTGACCCCGTCGATTACGCCTGACAATAAGATAAGCATGGAATTGAAGATTGAGAAAAGCACCATCACCAATGTCACGACGGGTAGCCTGGATACCAACACATTGAATACCAATGTGATCGTCGAAAATGGTGGCACGGTGGTGATTGGTGGGTTTGCCCGTGATAATGACATCAGCTCGGAAGAGCGTGTGCCGGTACTGGGTGATTTGCCTTATGTGGGTTTTCTGTTCAAAGCTAAAACCCGCCAGCAAAACCGTTCTGAGTTGTTGATATTTGTTACCCCGCGCATCGTGACGGATTCGTTAGCGCAACGATAG
- a CDS encoding deoxyguanosinetriphosphate triphosphohydrolase: MNELALYAVTDAVSRGREISEPRPSARSEFQRDRDRIVHSTAFRRLEYKTQVFVNHEGDLFRTRLTHSIEVAQIARSIARALRLNDDLAEAISLAHDLGHTPFGHAGQDALNECMQGYGGFEHNLQSLRIVEQLEQHYGRFDGLNLMFETREGILKHCSLAHARILGELGQRFLNGQQPSLEAQICNLADEIAYNNHDVDDGLRSGLITLEQLQDVSLFSRRLSEVDQVFPGITGRRRIHETIRRVIDAQVTDLLNESGQRIAQVAPKTLQDVLAAPALIGFSEAMYAENRALKTFLREQLYRHYQVVRMTTKAQRIIRELFAAFMAEPRLLPPQYQQTAAAESLSRATADYIAGMTDRYAVKEHRRLFLVGDE; this comes from the coding sequence ATGAATGAGCTTGCTTTGTATGCGGTAACCGATGCGGTTAGTCGCGGACGAGAGATAAGCGAACCCCGCCCTAGCGCGCGTAGCGAGTTTCAGCGTGATCGCGACCGCATTGTGCATTCCACCGCTTTTCGACGGCTCGAATATAAAACCCAGGTTTTTGTTAATCATGAAGGCGATCTATTTCGCACACGGCTGACACACAGCATTGAGGTCGCCCAGATTGCGCGCTCGATTGCCCGCGCGTTACGCTTGAATGATGATTTGGCAGAAGCCATTTCCCTGGCGCATGATCTTGGCCATACACCCTTTGGCCATGCAGGGCAAGACGCGTTAAACGAATGCATGCAGGGATACGGGGGGTTTGAGCATAACCTCCAGTCGCTACGTATCGTTGAGCAATTAGAGCAGCACTACGGCAGGTTTGATGGCTTGAATCTCATGTTTGAAACACGGGAGGGCATCCTCAAGCATTGTTCGCTTGCGCATGCGCGCATCTTGGGCGAGCTGGGCCAGCGTTTTTTAAATGGACAACAACCTTCGCTTGAAGCCCAAATATGCAATCTCGCGGATGAAATCGCGTATAACAACCACGATGTTGACGACGGTTTGCGTTCGGGTCTTATCACCTTGGAACAATTGCAAGACGTCAGCTTGTTCAGTCGGCGCCTGTCCGAAGTTGATCAGGTTTTTCCCGGTATCACAGGCCGGCGGCGAATCCATGAAACCATTCGCCGCGTCATTGATGCACAAGTGACCGATTTGCTTAACGAGTCTGGGCAGCGAATTGCCCAGGTGGCGCCCAAGACATTGCAGGATGTTCTTGCTGCACCTGCACTGATCGGGTTTTCGGAAGCAATGTATGCAGAGAATCGAGCGCTGAAAACGTTTCTCCGCGAACAGCTCTATCGCCATTATCAGGTGGTGCGCATGACAACAAAAGCACAGCGCATTATTCGCGAACTTTTCGCCGCTTTTATGGCAGAACCGCGGTTGCTGCCACCGCAATATCAACAAACTGCCGCGGCAGAAAGTTTATCTCGCGCAACGGCGGACTATATCGCCGGAATGACTGACCGTTACGCCGTAAAAGAGCACCGACGATTATTTTTAGTGGGTGACGAATAA